The genomic stretch TGTAGAGGGACTTCACCTTTTAACCGACCCCATTTGGAGCGACCGGTGCTCTCCATTTTCTTTCTTTGGGCCGAAGCGGAACCATGAAGCGCCCATCCCTTTAGAAGAATTGCCCCCTATCGATATTGTTTTGATTAGTCATGACCACTATGACCATCTCGACCGGAGAACAGTGCTTAAGTTACAAGAGCTTAACCCTGGAATCACTTGGGTTGTCCCTTTAGGAGTGAAGAAGCGGCTTCAAAGATTGGGGATGCGCCACATCATTGAGATGGAGTGGTGGGATGAGGTCCATATTGGTGTTAAGGGGCAGGAGGTGATAATCACCGCCGTTCCTTCGCAACATTTCTCAGGGCGCGGGATTTTTGATAAGAACCGGACCCTATGGGCAGGCTATGTCGTGGATTTTCTTCGAGAAAAAAAGCAAGAAAAGCGTCTTTACTTTGTGGGAGATACCGGTTACAACCGGCGCGACTTTAAGCGGATCGGCGAAGAGTTTGGGGAGATCGACCTCAGCCTCATCCCGATCGGGACCTATGTTCCTCACCACTTTATGGAGCCGGTCCATATCAACCCGGTCCGGGCGGCAGCGATTCATGACGAGGTGGGGTCACTTTTAAGTGTAGGAATGCACTGGAAGACTTTCCGCCTCTCGGAAGAGCATCTCGAGCAGCCCCCTTACGACCTTTATTGCGCTCTGGAGAAGCGGGGGATCGACCCCAAGACCTTCCGAGTTTTAGAACCTGGGCAGACGATTAATTGGTAAATAGGTTACACTCAGGGCATGAGACGCTTATTCGATACCGTCAAGTATGCCCTTA from Candidatus Neptunochlamydia vexilliferae encodes the following:
- a CDS encoding MBL fold metallo-hydrolase, producing MGKKGHYKKGRRFANPYIDKTKRSPIDFAMWQLGFYKEKRRRKERPEDFKYPNSKRKLRDGAPKVTWINHCTFLVNVEGLHLLTDPIWSDRCSPFSFFGPKRNHEAPIPLEELPPIDIVLISHDHYDHLDRRTVLKLQELNPGITWVVPLGVKKRLQRLGMRHIIEMEWWDEVHIGVKGQEVIITAVPSQHFSGRGIFDKNRTLWAGYVVDFLREKKQEKRLYFVGDTGYNRRDFKRIGEEFGEIDLSLIPIGTYVPHHFMEPVHINPVRAAAIHDEVGSLLSVGMHWKTFRLSEEHLEQPPYDLYCALEKRGIDPKTFRVLEPGQTINW